The following coding sequences are from one Sphingobium sp. Cam5-1 window:
- a CDS encoding glycosyltransferase: protein MTLNVLTLSTLFPDMSRPNFGVFVERQARELASRPDVNVTVIAPLGIPIWPIGLGNQYAPLRALPRKERWQNLTVYRPIFSTIPKIGARYNVGSMTRAILPLVRHLHEQQPFDVIDASFFFPDGPVAQRLSRALSIPYSVKARGADIHYWGKRRDTRGMVKRAGAEAAGLLAVSSAMRRSMVKLGMDAEKIRVHYTGVDLDRFELADRAAAKEALGFEGPVVLCVGALIPRKGQELLVQALPRLPGITLLFAGQGQYRRALEKQAEELAVDRRIGFLGSVPYDRLPRIYAAADVMALPSSSEGLANAWVESLACGTPIVITDVGGARELLDRPEAGKIVDRDPEAIAAAIGEILYNPPEREAVRDAALRFTWEANADLLLHHLKGIARNG, encoded by the coding sequence ATGACGCTGAATGTCCTTACGCTCTCGACCCTGTTCCCGGACATGAGCCGTCCGAATTTCGGGGTGTTCGTCGAACGGCAGGCGCGGGAACTCGCCAGCCGCCCCGATGTCAATGTCACGGTGATCGCGCCACTCGGGATTCCGATTTGGCCGATCGGCCTTGGCAATCAATATGCGCCGCTCCGCGCCCTGCCGCGCAAGGAACGGTGGCAGAACCTCACCGTCTACCGCCCGATTTTTTCGACGATCCCGAAGATCGGCGCGCGCTACAATGTCGGCAGCATGACCCGCGCAATCCTGCCGCTGGTACGCCATCTGCATGAACAGCAGCCCTTCGACGTCATCGACGCCAGCTTCTTCTTCCCCGATGGCCCGGTGGCGCAGCGCCTGTCACGCGCCCTCAGCATCCCCTATTCCGTCAAGGCGCGCGGCGCCGACATCCATTATTGGGGCAAACGGCGCGACACGCGCGGAATGGTGAAACGCGCCGGGGCGGAAGCGGCGGGCCTGCTCGCCGTATCCAGCGCAATGCGCCGGTCGATGGTCAAGCTGGGCATGGATGCGGAAAAGATTCGCGTCCACTATACCGGCGTCGATCTCGATCGCTTTGAACTGGCCGATCGCGCCGCCGCCAAGGAAGCACTGGGCTTTGAAGGGCCGGTAGTCCTGTGCGTCGGCGCACTCATTCCGCGCAAGGGGCAGGAACTGCTGGTGCAGGCGCTTCCGCGTCTGCCCGGCATCACCTTGCTCTTCGCTGGTCAGGGTCAATATCGCCGGGCGCTGGAAAAGCAGGCGGAGGAACTGGCCGTTGACCGTCGCATTGGTTTCCTCGGCTCCGTCCCGTATGACCGTCTGCCGCGCATCTATGCCGCCGCCGATGTGATGGCGCTGCCCTCCTCCTCCGAAGGACTCGCCAACGCCTGGGTCGAATCGCTCGCCTGCGGTACGCCCATCGTTATCACCGATGTCGGTGGCGCGCGCGAACTGCTCGACCGTCCGGAAGCAGGCAAGATCGTTGACCGTGATCCTGAAGCGATCGCGGCCGCCATTGGAGAGATTCTCTACAACCCGCCCGAGCGCGAAGCGGTGCGCGATGCAGCACTGCGCTTTACGTGGGAGGCCAATGCCGACCTTCTGCTCCACCATCTGAAGGGCATCGCCCGCAACGGCTAA
- a CDS encoding helix-turn-helix domain-containing protein produces MITRIREVRKAKGLTLEQVAALCRPATTAQTIGRLETGTRTVSVNWLNRIADALGVGSSELVALPGQSVVPVAALLGPEGARAPTRSLSFPPPVPADAMIGVQVAASIGDYRSGDEIWCRRIGPDEFASALNRDILLPRHAGRFVFGRLIGREGDKLQILPLGSGSRQQVISDPPWGAVAVQLVRQL; encoded by the coding sequence ATGATCACCCGGATTAGAGAAGTTCGAAAAGCCAAGGGTTTGACGCTGGAGCAAGTCGCGGCGCTTTGCCGTCCGGCAACCACGGCGCAGACGATCGGCAGGCTGGAAACCGGCACGCGAACCGTATCGGTCAACTGGTTGAACCGCATTGCCGACGCTCTGGGCGTTGGCTCATCAGAACTTGTGGCGCTCCCGGGTCAAAGCGTGGTGCCGGTCGCGGCGCTGCTCGGCCCGGAAGGCGCCCGCGCACCGACCCGCAGCCTGTCCTTCCCTCCACCCGTGCCCGCCGACGCGATGATCGGCGTTCAGGTGGCCGCCAGCATCGGCGATTATCGCAGCGGGGATGAAATCTGGTGCCGCCGCATCGGCCCGGACGAATTTGCAAGCGCGCTCAATCGGGACATATTGCTGCCACGCCATGCCGGACGGTTCGTCTTTGGCAGACTGATCGGGCGAGAGGGCGACAAGTTGCAAATACTGCCGCTCGGCAGTGGCAGCCGTCAGCAGGTGATCAGCGACCCACCCTGGGGCGCCGTCGCGGTTCAGTTGGTAAGACAATTATAG
- a CDS encoding DUF6456 domain-containing protein: MRSQYVEQKIEDPAGHVQTVAVNLGESPLAWLHARGHLSERYFRAGELLRADWEKAGLGPRVTMRWDAACSTGGPRNGSAAPDPSIAQLSAGERFHAAIAAAGPGLSDILWRVACAGEGLVAAERALGWPSRAGKLVLTLALERVAAWYRVP; this comes from the coding sequence ATGCGAAGCCAATATGTGGAGCAGAAGATCGAGGACCCCGCAGGACATGTCCAGACAGTGGCTGTGAACCTGGGCGAATCGCCGTTGGCATGGCTGCACGCGCGCGGTCATCTGAGCGAGCGCTATTTCAGAGCGGGGGAGCTGTTGCGCGCTGATTGGGAGAAGGCGGGGCTTGGTCCGCGTGTCACTATGCGATGGGACGCGGCGTGTTCCACGGGTGGGCCAAGAAATGGCTCGGCAGCGCCTGATCCCAGCATAGCCCAGCTGTCGGCGGGGGAGCGTTTCCATGCCGCCATCGCCGCCGCCGGGCCGGGACTTAGCGATATATTATGGCGGGTTGCCTGCGCTGGTGAGGGGCTGGTCGCGGCGGAGCGGGCGCTCGGATGGCCGAGCAGGGCGGGCAAACTGGTCCTGACGCTGGCGCTGGAGAGGGTCGCAGCCTGGTATCGCGTGCCTTGA
- a CDS encoding NUDIX hydrolase: protein MSEQDMAAPEEIMWAGRFITAKRRGRWEYVGRARGIHAAVILAFDEDADGRRHVLLVDQFRVPLGRRCIELPAGLVGDDEEGEASERAAIRELEEETGYHAGRMEAAGEFYSSPGMVSESFCLFRAHDLRKTGDGGGVDGEDIRVHRIPLDQLTGQIAFWRAEGFAIDVKLLLLLGAELSR from the coding sequence ATGAGTGAACAGGATATGGCCGCCCCGGAAGAAATCATGTGGGCTGGCCGTTTCATCACCGCCAAGCGTCGCGGCAGATGGGAATATGTAGGGCGAGCGCGCGGCATCCATGCTGCCGTTATCCTGGCCTTCGACGAAGACGCAGACGGGCGGCGGCATGTGCTGCTCGTCGATCAATTCCGGGTGCCGCTCGGCCGCCGCTGCATCGAACTGCCCGCTGGCCTTGTCGGCGATGATGAGGAAGGCGAGGCATCCGAACGCGCGGCGATCCGCGAACTGGAAGAGGAAACCGGATATCACGCCGGACGCATGGAGGCCGCTGGCGAATTCTACAGCTCGCCCGGCATGGTGTCCGAAAGCTTCTGCCTTTTCCGCGCCCATGACCTGCGAAAAACGGGTGATGGTGGAGGCGTGGACGGGGAAGATATCCGCGTCCACCGCATTCCACTGGATCAATTGACGGGCCAGATCGCCTTCTGGCGAGCCGAAGGTTTTGCCATCGATGTCAAACTGCTGCTGCTCCTCGGTGCCGAGCTGAGCCGCTAA
- a CDS encoding TPM domain-containing protein codes for MQVLFNQADHELVTAAVKEAETQTSGEIVTIVTRRSDSYHDVGLSWAVAAIFLALSFMAAFPAQLRAFLSTLLLDWEHELADWKLILGLTGLLILKFLVVRYLLAIMPLRMLMTPRATKARRVRRRAILLFRTAAEARTRGRTGVLIYLSLDEHRAEIVADRAINEKVAPEAWGDAMAALIDAIRAGRPGEGLAQAVRQVGAVLAAHFPREQDDINELPDRLIEL; via the coding sequence ATGCAAGTGCTTTTCAATCAGGCGGACCACGAACTGGTCACCGCCGCCGTCAAGGAAGCAGAGACACAAACATCCGGCGAGATCGTGACGATCGTCACGCGCCGTTCCGATAGCTATCATGATGTCGGCCTCAGCTGGGCGGTGGCGGCCATATTCCTCGCCTTGTCTTTCATGGCCGCATTCCCGGCGCAGCTGCGCGCCTTCCTGTCCACGCTGCTGCTGGATTGGGAACATGAGCTGGCCGACTGGAAGCTCATCCTCGGCCTGACCGGCCTTCTGATCCTGAAATTTCTCGTGGTGCGCTATCTGCTCGCCATCATGCCGCTACGCATGCTGATGACGCCGCGTGCGACCAAGGCCCGCCGGGTGCGCCGCCGCGCCATCCTTCTCTTCCGCACCGCCGCCGAAGCACGCACGCGCGGCCGCACAGGCGTCCTTATCTACCTGTCGCTTGACGAGCATCGAGCCGAGATCGTCGCCGACCGCGCGATCAACGAAAAAGTCGCGCCCGAAGCATGGGGAGATGCGATGGCAGCACTGATCGATGCGATCCGGGCGGGTCGCCCCGGAGAAGGGCTGGCACAGGCCGTACGTCAGGTCGGCGCTGTCCTCGCGGCGCATTTCCCGCGCGAGCAGGATGACATCAACGAATTGCCCGACAGGCTGATCGAATTATGA
- a CDS encoding TPM domain-containing protein, with the protein MLRRLLLILALLVWTAAAGLAVPAAQAQSFPKFDDKGVVDAANILDPAQEQALSQKLIAQKQASGRSLVVATIPDLQGYDISDYGYRLGRAWGIGDKNNQGILLIIAPHERKVRIEVGYGVEGILTDALSSQIIRNAITPRFKAGDMAGGIDAGVDQITSLLALPPDQARARAAQAEAEARQQDSGGGGILGFWIIMFFVFFVLLPLLSRARGGKRYRRGGGAPVILWGPGMGSGWGSGGGGGSSWGSGGGGFSGGGSFGGGGASGDW; encoded by the coding sequence ATGCTCCGCCGCCTGCTCCTGATCCTAGCGCTGCTCGTCTGGACGGCGGCGGCGGGTCTCGCTGTCCCCGCCGCGCAGGCCCAAAGCTTTCCGAAGTTCGACGACAAGGGTGTCGTGGATGCCGCGAACATCCTCGACCCCGCGCAGGAACAGGCGCTGAGCCAAAAGCTGATCGCGCAGAAGCAGGCGAGTGGGCGGTCGCTGGTCGTGGCGACCATCCCAGACCTTCAGGGCTACGACATTTCGGACTATGGCTACCGCCTCGGCCGCGCCTGGGGGATTGGCGACAAGAATAATCAGGGCATCCTGCTGATCATCGCCCCCCATGAGCGTAAGGTGCGGATCGAGGTCGGCTATGGCGTCGAAGGCATACTGACGGACGCGCTGTCTTCGCAAATCATCCGCAACGCCATCACGCCGCGTTTCAAGGCTGGCGACATGGCAGGCGGGATCGATGCGGGCGTCGATCAGATCACGTCGCTGCTCGCCCTGCCACCCGATCAGGCAAGGGCGCGCGCCGCGCAGGCGGAGGCCGAAGCCCGCCAGCAGGATAGCGGCGGAGGCGGCATCCTCGGCTTCTGGATCATCATGTTCTTCGTCTTCTTCGTCCTGCTTCCGCTGCTGTCGCGAGCGCGCGGCGGGAAGCGCTATCGCCGTGGTGGCGGCGCGCCTGTCATCCTCTGGGGTCCGGGCATGGGCTCTGGATGGGGCTCTGGCGGCGGGGGCGGATCAAGCTGGGGCAGCGGCGGAGGTGGCTTTTCAGGAGGAGGCAGCTTCGGGGGCGGCGGCGCCTCGGGGGACTGGTGA
- a CDS encoding LemA family protein, with protein MTILRRFSALLLPLLTAFALSACGINSVPTAEEAAKAKWADVQAQYQRRSNLIGNLVATVKAAGKQEQDTLVRVTEARAKATSVQVNAEDLSDPAKVQQFQQAQAQLSQGLGRLLASVEAYPDLKANQNFLDLQSQLEGTENRIAVAIRDYNEAVRAYNTRIRTFPDAIGAKIIHGAKPMTPFQATTPGAEEAPKVDFGN; from the coding sequence ATGACGATCCTGCGCCGATTTTCTGCTCTTCTCCTGCCCCTGCTAACGGCATTTGCGCTGTCTGCCTGCGGCATCAACAGCGTGCCCACCGCAGAGGAAGCAGCGAAAGCCAAATGGGCCGACGTCCAGGCACAATATCAGCGCCGCTCCAACCTGATCGGCAATCTGGTCGCCACAGTGAAGGCAGCTGGCAAACAGGAACAGGACACGTTGGTGAGGGTCACGGAGGCGCGTGCCAAGGCGACATCGGTGCAGGTCAACGCCGAGGATTTGTCCGACCCCGCCAAGGTCCAGCAATTCCAGCAGGCACAGGCGCAACTGAGCCAAGGTCTCGGGCGGCTGCTGGCATCGGTGGAGGCTTATCCGGACCTCAAGGCTAACCAGAATTTCCTCGATCTCCAGTCACAGCTGGAAGGGACCGAGAACCGGATCGCCGTCGCCATTCGCGACTATAATGAAGCGGTGCGCGCCTATAACACCCGCATTCGCACCTTCCCCGACGCGATCGGCGCCAAGATCATTCATGGCGCCAAGCCGATGACCCCCTTCCAGGCGACCACGCCGGGAGCCGAAGAAGCGCCCAAGGTCGACTTCGGCAACTAA
- the mscL gene encoding large conductance mechanosensitive channel protein MscL: MGLISEFKTFINRGSVIDLAVGVIIGGAFATITKSLTDDLIMPVVGYLFGGADFSRYFIRLGDIPAGFKGNPESYADLKGAGVAMLGWGEFLTVLVNFLILAFIIFLLVRAVNRLMPKPDEAPAATPEEVLLLREIRDNLKK, encoded by the coding sequence ATGGGACTGATTTCCGAATTCAAGACATTTATAAACCGGGGCAGCGTGATCGACCTGGCGGTTGGCGTCATCATCGGCGGCGCGTTCGCCACCATCACCAAGTCGCTGACAGATGACCTGATCATGCCGGTGGTGGGCTACCTGTTCGGCGGGGCGGACTTTTCCCGCTATTTCATCCGGCTCGGCGACATACCTGCCGGGTTCAAGGGCAATCCGGAAAGCTACGCCGATCTCAAGGGCGCAGGAGTCGCCATGTTGGGGTGGGGCGAATTTCTGACCGTGCTGGTCAATTTCCTCATCCTTGCCTTCATCATCTTCCTGCTGGTGAGGGCGGTGAACAGGCTGATGCCCAAGCCCGATGAGGCGCCTGCCGCTACCCCGGAGGAGGTGCTGTTGCTCCGTGAAATTCGCGACAACCTCAAAAAATAA
- a CDS encoding chemotaxis protein CheA, with protein sequence MDELLQEFIAETQETLEALAGEVVAWEADPSDRDRLDAIFRFFHTVKGSCGFLNLPRFERLSHAAEDVLSEIRAGSRTADPATVSAVLGIMDRIAELAEAVAIGAALPDENDDYLIGALAAREEVTAAAEVAPAIEAVRQGGAQAVPRTIRLPLSLIDQLMNGVSDMVLARNELSRKLRERSSDPELESSFERLSTCVADMRDAISKTRMQRVERLFTAIPRMVRDLGRELGKRIDLVLEGGDVEMDREMVEMVVDPLTHIVRNSIDHGIETPEQRRAVGKPEAGTLKLQARQSGNQIVIEVSDDGQGIDTGRLVEKAVSAGKLTRDAAARMGEAEKLELIFQAGLSTASHVTAISGRGVGMDVVRANVERIGGVIALHNELGRGLRIVLRVPLTLTIIPGLIIRSGGLHFAIPRAAVVEILHDNNETLHVAEVGGAKIATIRSVRHSMIDLEDVLGMEKSAQPGPRAIMVVRSATGVPFALGVAAVDNHEELVIRPASPLVMATGVYAGMTLPDNGKPMLLLDAAGLANAARLPNVVDERANDQADDNDDGAVRVEMVSALRFEELSGERRLIKLSLVERVEDVDASLFGRSGAHAFVRLDGRLVPVANGAHKFTADHVSALRLRDGNQEACYPVAAVLDIVEMPAVPDMVALQGVLSGVAMVDGEHLEVLNPFALFASLPDSGFARRVRGRCVLADSEDGWTREILAPLLRQAGHEVLLGLPQGEAVDPADVVLCSDRDLTQAAEILGCRIVQLRASPKPAGPEDGSIYRYDQDALMAAITGTRR encoded by the coding sequence ATGGACGAGTTACTTCAGGAATTCATAGCCGAGACGCAGGAAACGCTGGAAGCCCTGGCGGGCGAGGTCGTCGCCTGGGAGGCGGACCCCAGCGACCGCGACCGGCTGGACGCCATTTTCCGCTTCTTCCATACGGTAAAGGGCAGCTGCGGCTTCCTCAACCTGCCGCGTTTTGAACGGCTGAGCCATGCGGCCGAGGATGTGCTGTCGGAAATCCGCGCAGGAAGCCGTACCGCTGATCCAGCGACGGTTAGTGCCGTGCTGGGCATTATGGACCGGATCGCCGAACTTGCAGAGGCGGTGGCGATCGGCGCGGCGCTGCCCGATGAAAATGACGACTATCTGATTGGTGCCCTCGCCGCACGCGAGGAAGTAACGGCGGCCGCAGAGGTTGCTCCCGCAATCGAGGCTGTGCGTCAAGGCGGCGCGCAGGCGGTGCCCCGGACCATCCGGTTGCCGCTATCGCTGATCGATCAGTTGATGAATGGCGTGTCGGACATGGTGCTGGCGCGCAACGAACTGTCCCGCAAGCTGCGCGAACGGTCGAGCGATCCCGAGCTGGAGAGCAGCTTCGAACGACTTTCCACATGCGTTGCCGACATGCGGGACGCCATTTCCAAGACGCGAATGCAGCGTGTGGAAAGGCTGTTTACCGCCATTCCACGCATGGTGCGTGATCTGGGCCGCGAACTGGGCAAGAGGATCGACCTAGTCCTTGAGGGCGGCGACGTCGAAATGGACCGCGAGATGGTGGAGATGGTGGTCGATCCACTGACCCACATCGTGCGCAACAGCATCGATCACGGCATCGAAACACCTGAGCAGCGCCGGGCGGTGGGCAAGCCCGAAGCCGGGACGCTGAAGTTGCAGGCACGCCAGTCGGGCAACCAGATCGTGATCGAGGTCAGCGACGACGGGCAGGGTATCGACACCGGGCGCCTGGTGGAAAAGGCAGTTTCAGCAGGCAAGCTGACCCGCGATGCCGCCGCCAGGATGGGCGAGGCGGAAAAGCTGGAGCTGATCTTCCAGGCCGGGCTTTCGACTGCCAGCCATGTGACTGCGATATCCGGCCGGGGGGTCGGGATGGACGTGGTGCGCGCCAATGTGGAGCGGATCGGCGGCGTCATCGCGCTGCATAACGAACTTGGGCGGGGATTGCGGATCGTATTGCGCGTTCCGTTGACGCTGACGATCATTCCGGGTCTTATCATCCGGTCTGGCGGTCTGCACTTCGCCATTCCGCGCGCGGCGGTGGTCGAGATACTGCACGATAATAACGAGACGCTGCATGTCGCCGAAGTCGGTGGCGCGAAGATCGCGACGATCCGGTCCGTGCGCCATTCGATGATCGATCTGGAAGATGTGTTGGGGATGGAGAAGTCCGCCCAGCCGGGTCCGCGCGCGATCATGGTGGTGCGATCTGCGACTGGCGTGCCCTTCGCCCTGGGTGTCGCCGCTGTCGATAATCATGAGGAACTGGTTATTCGTCCCGCATCTCCGCTGGTCATGGCGACCGGCGTCTATGCGGGCATGACGCTGCCCGACAATGGCAAGCCGATGTTGCTGCTCGATGCGGCGGGCCTCGCCAATGCCGCGCGCCTGCCGAATGTTGTGGATGAACGGGCCAATGATCAGGCAGATGACAATGATGATGGCGCTGTCCGGGTCGAGATGGTGTCGGCCCTGCGCTTTGAGGAGCTGTCGGGCGAACGGCGGCTGATCAAGCTTTCTCTGGTGGAGCGGGTGGAGGACGTTGATGCGTCGCTCTTTGGTCGTTCGGGCGCCCATGCCTTTGTGCGGCTGGACGGACGGCTGGTGCCGGTGGCCAATGGCGCGCATAAATTTACTGCCGATCATGTTTCGGCGCTGCGGCTTCGGGATGGCAATCAGGAAGCCTGCTATCCGGTCGCCGCCGTTCTCGACATCGTGGAAATGCCTGCCGTGCCCGACATGGTCGCCCTGCAAGGCGTGCTGAGCGGCGTCGCCATGGTCGATGGCGAACATCTTGAGGTCCTTAATCCCTTCGCGCTGTTTGCCTCTCTGCCAGATAGTGGCTTCGCGAGACGGGTTCGGGGACGGTGCGTCCTTGCTGACAGTGAGGATGGCTGGACGCGTGAGATATTGGCGCCCTTGCTGCGTCAGGCGGGCCATGAAGTCCTTTTGGGCCTGCCCCAAGGTGAGGCCGTCGATCCGGCTGACGTGGTCCTTTGTTCTGACCGTGATCTGACGCAGGCGGCCGAGATATTGGGATGCCGCATCGTCCAGCTGCGCGCGTCACCAAAACCGGCAGGGCCAGAGGATGGCAGCATTTATCGCTATGATCAGGACGCCCTGATGGCGGCCATCACTGGCACCCGGCGCTAA
- a CDS encoding chemotaxis protein CheW: MEQLYLLATLADTRVAVEANEVEAVVKLADISPVPGMLGHVAGLSALRSRVLTIIDVPALIHGAPTPPDRRGLAIIADISGHSYGLMVDAVHDICQVPEGDLPLRGQLDKAWAPYARAIVEQDGHPHLLVSLASFIETGLMAQAA; this comes from the coding sequence ATGGAGCAGCTTTACCTTCTGGCGACATTGGCTGACACCCGCGTCGCCGTGGAGGCGAATGAGGTTGAGGCGGTCGTGAAGCTCGCCGACATCTCGCCGGTGCCGGGCATGCTGGGACATGTTGCCGGACTGTCCGCCCTGCGCAGCCGCGTGCTCACGATAATCGACGTGCCCGCCCTGATCCATGGTGCGCCGACGCCGCCGGATCGGCGGGGCCTGGCGATCATCGCCGACATTAGCGGGCACAGCTATGGCCTGATGGTGGATGCGGTGCATGATATTTGCCAGGTGCCCGAAGGCGACCTGCCGCTGCGTGGGCAGTTGGATAAGGCCTGGGCACCTTATGCGCGGGCGATCGTCGAACAGGATGGGCATCCCCACCTGCTGGTTTCGCTGGCGAGCTTCATCGAAACCGGCCTGATGGCACAGGCCGCATAA
- a CDS encoding response regulator, which produces MKNCLVVDDSKVIRKVARHILESLDLSVSEAVDGQDALTQCEAAAPDVVLLDWNMPVMSGMEFLQALSTAKVTARPKIIFCTTENGISHIKAAVEAGADEYVMKPFDRETLESKLSIVGVI; this is translated from the coding sequence ATGAAAAACTGTCTGGTAGTCGATGATTCGAAAGTCATCCGCAAAGTTGCACGGCATATCCTGGAATCACTCGATTTGTCGGTAAGTGAAGCGGTGGATGGGCAGGATGCCCTCACCCAATGCGAAGCCGCAGCGCCGGACGTGGTCCTGCTGGACTGGAACATGCCGGTCATGAGCGGCATGGAGTTTCTTCAGGCGCTTTCCACCGCGAAGGTAACCGCTCGGCCGAAGATTATTTTCTGCACCACTGAAAACGGCATCAGTCATATCAAGGCAGCCGTGGAGGCGGGCGCCGACGAATATGTGATGAAGCCGTTCGATCGCGAGACGCTGGAAAGCAAGCTGTCGATCGTGGGTGTCATCTGA
- a CDS encoding chemotaxis protein CheB, with product MSAVTPILASQSRPQVRVMVVDDSVVVRTMIARILDSDPAFSVVHKTNSAEHALGYLAAHEVDLVLLDIELPGQSGLSALPALLRANPGGKVVILSGNCEEGSGAAIEALALGASDIFAKPGSGCFGEQFPQTLIDRLSRLFGANLAQAAEAQPVVMAASKPTAPLACLGIGASTGGIHALSQLFAGMTEPLGVPILLTQHLPVSFTSYFVQQLARMTSLRVKVGEQGEMLVPDTIYVAPGDANLQVRRGLYGRVMVTLNPQRTPAGNLPGVDPMFTSMAEAYGAGAAGVVLTGMGRDGTVGGHDIVAAGGWIVAQNETSSVVWGMPGSVTAAGLSCALLDPYAIMDFVARRGKSKGLTH from the coding sequence ATGTCCGCCGTCACGCCTATCCTGGCCAGCCAGAGCAGACCGCAGGTCCGCGTAATGGTTGTCGATGATTCGGTCGTCGTGCGGACAATGATCGCGCGTATCCTGGATAGCGATCCGGCATTTTCGGTGGTTCACAAGACCAACAGCGCCGAACATGCCTTAGGTTATCTGGCCGCGCATGAGGTCGACCTGGTCCTGTTGGACATCGAGTTGCCGGGGCAGAGCGGATTGTCGGCGCTTCCCGCCCTTCTTCGCGCGAATCCCGGCGGCAAGGTGGTCATCCTTTCCGGAAATTGCGAGGAAGGCAGCGGAGCCGCGATCGAGGCACTGGCGCTGGGAGCGAGCGACATTTTCGCGAAGCCCGGCAGCGGTTGCTTCGGCGAACAGTTTCCCCAAACGCTCATTGATCGGCTGTCGCGCCTGTTCGGCGCCAATCTGGCACAGGCGGCGGAGGCGCAGCCCGTCGTCATGGCGGCGAGCAAGCCCACCGCTCCGCTCGCTTGCCTCGGCATCGGTGCTTCGACAGGCGGCATCCATGCGCTCAGTCAGTTGTTTGCCGGCATGACCGAGCCGCTGGGCGTGCCGATCCTGCTGACCCAGCATCTGCCGGTCAGCTTTACATCCTATTTCGTACAGCAACTCGCCCGGATGACCAGCCTGCGCGTGAAGGTTGGCGAGCAGGGCGAAATGCTGGTGCCCGATACCATCTATGTCGCGCCCGGCGACGCCAATTTGCAGGTTCGCCGGGGCCTTTATGGGCGAGTGATGGTCACGTTGAATCCGCAGCGCACGCCCGCAGGAAACCTGCCCGGCGTCGATCCGATGTTCACCAGCATGGCCGAAGCCTATGGGGCGGGCGCGGCAGGCGTCGTCCTGACCGGGATGGGCCGTGACGGCACGGTCGGCGGACATGACATCGTTGCCGCAGGCGGTTGGATCGTGGCGCAGAATGAAACGAGCAGCGTCGTTTGGGGCATGCCGGGATCGGTGACAGCGGCTGGGCTCAGCTGTGCGTTGCTGGACCCTTATGCCATCATGGATTTCGTCGCGCGGCGCGGAAAGAGCAAAGGTTTGACACATTGA
- a CDS encoding CheR family methyltransferase, whose translation MTLSTDSSSSGAARIFSALLEARTGQILSESRAWRMETALKPVMRTHGLADMDELAARLLGNRDPRLEDEVINALLNNESSFFRDLQIFDMIHRHILPSFYADRRDRVLRIWSAGCSTGQEVYSLAIQLRNDIARWRGWRIEILATDISTAAIEQARSGIFSQMDVQRGLAVGDLIKWFEPVGDNWRASPELRRMIDFRTDNLFDAKAPSGEYDLLLCRNVLLYFTPERRQEVFRLLKRHSQEKSVLLLGAGETVIGHSEDFIPHPEFRGGYARRLEMARNSDEALRRAV comes from the coding sequence TTGACCCTTTCGACCGATTCATCCTCGAGCGGCGCCGCCCGCATCTTTTCGGCTCTGCTGGAGGCGCGCACCGGGCAGATATTGTCGGAAAGCCGCGCATGGCGGATGGAAACGGCGCTCAAGCCGGTCATGCGCACCCATGGCCTTGCCGACATGGACGAACTGGCCGCCCGCCTGCTGGGCAATCGTGATCCGCGTCTGGAAGATGAGGTGATCAACGCGCTGCTCAACAACGAAAGCAGCTTTTTCCGCGATCTCCAGATCTTCGACATGATCCACCGGCATATCCTGCCGTCCTTTTATGCGGATCGGCGGGACCGGGTGCTGCGGATCTGGAGCGCGGGCTGTTCCACGGGCCAGGAAGTCTATTCCCTCGCAATTCAACTGCGCAACGACATCGCGCGCTGGCGCGGCTGGCGCATCGAAATATTGGCGACGGACATTTCGACTGCGGCCATAGAACAGGCGCGCAGCGGCATCTTTTCGCAGATGGACGTTCAGCGCGGTCTTGCCGTCGGCGACCTGATCAAATGGTTCGAACCCGTTGGAGACAATTGGCGCGCCAGCCCGGAACTGCGCCGGATGATCGATTTCCGGACGGACAATCTGTTCGATGCGAAGGCTCCATCGGGAGAATATGACCTGCTCCTTTGCCGCAATGTGCTGCTTTATTTCACGCCGGAGCGGCGGCAGGAGGTGTTCCGCCTTCTGAAGCGGCATAGCCAGGAAAAGTCGGTGCTGTTGCTGGGGGCGGGCGAGACCGTGATCGGCCATAGCGAAGATTTCATTCCCCATCCGGAATTTCGCGGCGGATATGCGCGGCGGCTGGAAATGGCGCGGAACAGCGACGAGGCGCTTCGCCGCGCCGTCTGA